In Mauremys reevesii isolate NIE-2019 linkage group 8, ASM1616193v1, whole genome shotgun sequence, a single genomic region encodes these proteins:
- the HPDL gene encoding 4-hydroxyphenylpyruvate dioxygenase-like protein — protein MAASLSRLSHIAFHVPAGTGLVSDLVGKFRFHLFAERVTARARQLALRKGAAVFLVNERLGEAPPAHTFPFDPTQPALAQQPVLGHSDGEFLYDVSPLHPVSTASNVCFEVQDVPSVSRRLQERGCPLAIPPTDVTDDSGSVTYCVVRSVVGNISHTLLDRSRYRGAFLPGFRATGDVPEGPRDPAVATHFDHITYACSRGSTRAVLDWYQHCFGFRRFIVNRQEDVAEGYRIHGHGVGLRLTTMRYGKGSEPGLVDDCKFVLAESLPEPGKNQVDAFLEQHGGAGIQHVGLYTTDIVSTARALAQAGVRFVEPPQAYYSEVGKAEEIRAAGQDPWLLSQHGILLDAELAGDGEGGGRGSSACQRRYLMQIFTKPIFPEETFFLELIERRGAAGFGEGNIRALWKSVQAYLDKQE, from the coding sequence ATGGCTGCCTCTCTGAGCCGGCTGTCCCACATCGCCTTCCACGTCCCCGCCGGGACGGGCTTGGTCAGCGACCTGGTGGGCAAGTTCCGCTTTCACCTGTTCGCGGAGCGGGTGACGGCGCGCGCCCGGCAGCTGGCTCTCCGCaaaggagctgctgtcttccTCGTCAAtgagaggctgggggaggcccCCCCGGCCCACACGTTCCCGTTCGACCCCACCCAGCCCGCACTGGCTCAGCAGCCCGTGCTGGGCCACAGCGATGGGGAATTCCTCTACGACGTCAGCCCCTTGCACCCCGTGAGCACGGCCTCCAACGTGTGCTTTGAGGTGCAGGACGTACCCAGCGTCTCCCGACGCCTCCAGGAGCGGGGCTGCCCCCTGGCGATCCCGCCCACCGACGTGACTGACGACAGCGGCTCCGTAACCTACTGCGTGGTGAGATCCGTCGTGGGGAACATCAGCCACACCCTGCTGGATCGCTCCCGCTACCGGGGGGCGTTCCTGCCTGGCTTCCGCGCCACGGGGGACGTCCCTGAGGGGCCACGGGACCCGGCCGTGGCCACGCACTTCGACCACATCACCTACGCCTGCTCACGGGGCAGTACCCGGGCTGTGCTGGACTGGTACCAGCACTGCTTTGGCTTCCGGCGCTTCATCGTGAACAGGCAGGAGGACGTGGCCGAGGGCTACCGAATCCACGGGCACGGCGTGGGCCTTCGGCTCACCACCATGCGGTACGGGAAGGGCAGCGAGCCCGGGCTGGTCGACGACTGCAAGTTCGTCCTGGCCGAGTCCCTGCCGGAGCCAGGGAAGAACCAGGTGGACGCCTTCCTGGAGCAGCACGGCGGCGCTGGGATCCAGCACGTCGGGCTCTACACCACGGACATCGTCTCCACGGCCCGGGCCCTGGCGCAGGCCGGCGTGCGGTTCGTCGAGCCCCCCCAGGCCTACTACAGCGAGGTGGGCAAAGCGGAGGAGATCCGGGCGGCTGGGCAGGACCCCTGGCTCCTGTCCCAGCATGGCATCCTGCTGGACGccgagctggctggggacggggagggaggcGGCAGGGGCTCCAGCGCATGCCAGAGGAGGTACCTGATGCAAATCTTCACCAAGCCCATCTTCCCTGAGGAGACCTTCTTCCTGGAGCTGATTGAGCGTCGGGGGGCCGCAGGTTTTGGGGAGGGCAACATCCGGGCCCTGTGGAAATCCGTGCAGGCCTATCTGGACAAGCAGGAGTAG
- the MUTYH gene encoding adenine DNA glycosylase isoform X2 has product MNMQSMRRQDAMGDPGKLPPVSAQQSTYHLFSHPAEIEAFRKNLLSWYDKCKRDLPWRKLAARESDANRRAYAVWVSEIMLQQTQVATVIDYYNRWMQKWPTLQALAKASLEEVNELWAGLGYYSRGKRLQEAAQKVVSELAGQMPATAEELQRLLPGVGRYTAGAIASISYGQATGVVDGNVIRVLSRVRCIGADSSSPAVADRLWDLANALVDPARPGDFNQAMMELGATVCTPRAPLCMECPVKHHCRARCQVEKELEFASKRLLGKAASSCSQAPDIEECAAAGSCSLCLPASEPWDSSLGVANFPRRTAKKQPRAERTATCVLERRGPRGEPEYLIVQRPSSGLLAGLWEFPSLASGPGLKEKQQREALLAHVQAWAGEAVAGGRLRHVGEVSHVFSHIHQTYVVYSLLLGGEPETASGGRDEMPERPAFRWVTQAEFQKSAVSTAMKKVWKACERQSCEGRGPGQGCKRKRGADPSRAGQRKVEADGSLPPRQLSLDAFLKAPAGE; this is encoded by the exons atgaACATGCAGTCTATGAGACGACAAGATGCAATGGGAGACCCAG GCAAGCTTCCTCCAGTGTCTGCCCAGCAATCCACGTACCATCTCTTCAGCCACCCAGCAGAAATCGAGGCCTTTCGGAAGAATTTGCTCTCCTGGTACGACAAATGCAAGCGTGACCTTCCCTGGAGGAAATTG GCTGCAAGGGAATCAGATGCTAACAGAAGAGCATATGCAG TGTGGGTGTCGGAGATCATGCTCCAGCAGACGCAGGTGGCTACGGTGATTGACTATTACAACAGGTGGATGCAG AAATGGCCAACGCTGCAGGCACTCGCCAAAGCTTCCCTGGAG GAGGTGAATGAGCTGTGGGCAGGACTCGGCTACTACTCGCGAGGGAAgcggctgcaggaagcagcacagaaG gTGGTGTCCGAGCTGGCAGGTCAGATGCCTGCGACGGCCGAGGAGCTGCAGAGGCTGCTGCCGGGAGTGGGGAGATACACAGCAGGAGCCATCGCCTCCATCTCCTACGGGCAG GCGACAGGAGTGGTGGACGGGAACGTGATCCGAGTCCTGAGCCGGGTCCGATGCATCGGCGCCGACTCCAGCAGCCCGGCTGTCGCCGACAGACTCTG GGATTTGGCCAATGCTCTGGTCGATCCAGCCCGGCCGGGGGACTTTAACCAAGCCATGATGGAGCTGGGAGCTACTGTGTGCACCCCCAGGGCCCCGCTGTGCATGGAGTGTCCTGTGAAGCACCACTGCAGGGCGCGTTGCCAG GTGGAGAAGGAGCTGGAATTCGCCTCCAAGAGGCTGCTGGGAAAAGCCGCCTCCAGTTGCTCCCAGGCGCCTGACATTGAGGAGTGTG CCGCCGCAGGCAGCTGCTCCTTGTGCCTCCCTGCCTCGGAGCCCTGGGACAGCAGCCTCGGGGTGGCCAACTTCCCCCGAAGAACCGCCAAGAAGCAGCCCCGGGCGGAGCGGACGGCCACGTGTGTGCTGGAGAGGAGAGGCCCCCGGGGGGAGCCAGAGTATCTGATCGTGCAGAGACCCAGCTCCG GCTTGCTGGCGGGGCTGTGGGAGTTTCCCAGCCTGGCCTCGGGGCCGGGGCtgaaggagaagcagcagaggGAGGCGCTGTTGGCTCACGTTCAGGCCTGGGCAGGAGAAGCCGTGGCAGGAGGACGCCTGCGGCATGTTGGAGAG GTCAGCCACGTCTTCTCCCACATTCACCAGACGTACGTGGTCTATTCGCTGCTCCTGGGCGGGGAGCCCGAGACGGCCTCGGGCGGGCGGGACGAGATGCCGGAGCGGCCAGCGTTCCGGTGGGTGACACAGGCCGAGTTCCAGAAATCGGCCGTCTCCACTGCTATGAAGAAG GTCTGGAAGGCGTGTGAGCGGCAGAGCTGCGAGGGGAGGGGACCTGGCCAG GGCTGCAAGCGGAAACGGGGCGCCGATCCCTCGCGCGCCGGCCAGCGGAAGGTGGAAGCAGACGGCAGCCTCCCCCCGAGGCAGCTCTCCCTCGACGCCTTTCTCAAGGCCCCCGCTGGGGAATGA
- the MUTYH gene encoding adenine DNA glycosylase isoform X1, producing the protein MSKLRAAARSGRGLQRGAGEVRKSPRRCRENVSSHKGKLPPVSAQQSTYHLFSHPAEIEAFRKNLLSWYDKCKRDLPWRKLAARESDANRRAYAVWVSEIMLQQTQVATVIDYYNRWMQKWPTLQALAKASLEEVNELWAGLGYYSRGKRLQEAAQKVVSELAGQMPATAEELQRLLPGVGRYTAGAIASISYGQATGVVDGNVIRVLSRVRCIGADSSSPAVADRLWDLANALVDPARPGDFNQAMMELGATVCTPRAPLCMECPVKHHCRARCQVEKELEFASKRLLGKAASSCSQAPDIEECAAAGSCSLCLPASEPWDSSLGVANFPRRTAKKQPRAERTATCVLERRGPRGEPEYLIVQRPSSGLLAGLWEFPSLASGPGLKEKQQREALLAHVQAWAGEAVAGGRLRHVGEVSHVFSHIHQTYVVYSLLLGGEPETASGGRDEMPERPAFRWVTQAEFQKSAVSTAMKKVWKACERQSCEGRGPGQGCKRKRGADPSRAGQRKVEADGSLPPRQLSLDAFLKAPAGE; encoded by the exons ATGAGTAAACTCCGGGCAGCAGCTCGCAGCGGGCGGGGACTCCAGCGGGGCGCAGGGGAAGTGAGGAAATCCCCAAGGAGGTGCAGGGAGAATGTATCATCCCATAAAG GCAAGCTTCCTCCAGTGTCTGCCCAGCAATCCACGTACCATCTCTTCAGCCACCCAGCAGAAATCGAGGCCTTTCGGAAGAATTTGCTCTCCTGGTACGACAAATGCAAGCGTGACCTTCCCTGGAGGAAATTG GCTGCAAGGGAATCAGATGCTAACAGAAGAGCATATGCAG TGTGGGTGTCGGAGATCATGCTCCAGCAGACGCAGGTGGCTACGGTGATTGACTATTACAACAGGTGGATGCAG AAATGGCCAACGCTGCAGGCACTCGCCAAAGCTTCCCTGGAG GAGGTGAATGAGCTGTGGGCAGGACTCGGCTACTACTCGCGAGGGAAgcggctgcaggaagcagcacagaaG gTGGTGTCCGAGCTGGCAGGTCAGATGCCTGCGACGGCCGAGGAGCTGCAGAGGCTGCTGCCGGGAGTGGGGAGATACACAGCAGGAGCCATCGCCTCCATCTCCTACGGGCAG GCGACAGGAGTGGTGGACGGGAACGTGATCCGAGTCCTGAGCCGGGTCCGATGCATCGGCGCCGACTCCAGCAGCCCGGCTGTCGCCGACAGACTCTG GGATTTGGCCAATGCTCTGGTCGATCCAGCCCGGCCGGGGGACTTTAACCAAGCCATGATGGAGCTGGGAGCTACTGTGTGCACCCCCAGGGCCCCGCTGTGCATGGAGTGTCCTGTGAAGCACCACTGCAGGGCGCGTTGCCAG GTGGAGAAGGAGCTGGAATTCGCCTCCAAGAGGCTGCTGGGAAAAGCCGCCTCCAGTTGCTCCCAGGCGCCTGACATTGAGGAGTGTG CCGCCGCAGGCAGCTGCTCCTTGTGCCTCCCTGCCTCGGAGCCCTGGGACAGCAGCCTCGGGGTGGCCAACTTCCCCCGAAGAACCGCCAAGAAGCAGCCCCGGGCGGAGCGGACGGCCACGTGTGTGCTGGAGAGGAGAGGCCCCCGGGGGGAGCCAGAGTATCTGATCGTGCAGAGACCCAGCTCCG GCTTGCTGGCGGGGCTGTGGGAGTTTCCCAGCCTGGCCTCGGGGCCGGGGCtgaaggagaagcagcagaggGAGGCGCTGTTGGCTCACGTTCAGGCCTGGGCAGGAGAAGCCGTGGCAGGAGGACGCCTGCGGCATGTTGGAGAG GTCAGCCACGTCTTCTCCCACATTCACCAGACGTACGTGGTCTATTCGCTGCTCCTGGGCGGGGAGCCCGAGACGGCCTCGGGCGGGCGGGACGAGATGCCGGAGCGGCCAGCGTTCCGGTGGGTGACACAGGCCGAGTTCCAGAAATCGGCCGTCTCCACTGCTATGAAGAAG GTCTGGAAGGCGTGTGAGCGGCAGAGCTGCGAGGGGAGGGGACCTGGCCAG GGCTGCAAGCGGAAACGGGGCGCCGATCCCTCGCGCGCCGGCCAGCGGAAGGTGGAAGCAGACGGCAGCCTCCCCCCGAGGCAGCTCTCCCTCGACGCCTTTCTCAAGGCCCCCGCTGGGGAATGA